The following are from one region of the Anaeropeptidivorans aminofermentans genome:
- a CDS encoding NUDIX hydrolase produces MQMYKKLPLPKKLKKAIIWFGNQRFLVGVIGVIVNEHNKVLLLKHTYRTRPWGMPGGWLNAEEPQQGIIREIFEETKLIVKINKIIKTEYADNPASINIYFGGYISDGKFSKSEEISDYGFFGVNDFPEDLPYDQRTFLTEYLEQYKADS; encoded by the coding sequence ATGCAAATGTATAAGAAATTACCTTTACCTAAAAAATTGAAGAAGGCTATAATTTGGTTTGGCAATCAGCGCTTTCTTGTGGGCGTAATTGGCGTTATAGTGAATGAACACAATAAGGTTTTGCTGTTAAAGCATACCTATAGAACCAGGCCCTGGGGTATGCCCGGCGGCTGGTTAAATGCGGAAGAACCGCAACAAGGCATTATAAGAGAAATATTTGAAGAAACCAAACTTATAGTAAAAATAAATAAAATCATTAAAACAGAGTATGCAGATAATCCTGCCAGTATTAATATATATTTTGGCGGATATATTTCCGACGGCAAATTTTCCAAAAGCGAGGAGATATCTGATTATGGCTTCTTTGGTGTTAATGATTTTCCGGAAGACCTGCCTTATGATCAAAGAACTTTTTTAACCGAGTATTTAGAACAATATAAAGCTGACAGTTAA
- the hprK gene encoding HPr(Ser) kinase/phosphatase, which translates to MATVALEQLKEEFNLKEWTPNIDISGISLSHPEINRPALQLSGFFDYFDSDRIQIIGLVEYAYLEKLDLAQRQERLKKIFEYKIPCLVICRDMEPFPEMLVYAEIYQVPIFGNTTSTTEFMGEVIKWLKVKLAPQVTLHGVLVDIYGEGVLIMGESGIGKSEAALELIKRGHRLVADDAVEVKKVSAQTLIGTCPEVIRYFIELRGIGIIDVRQMFGVESVKSTQNIDLVIKLEVWDDKKEYDRLGLSEEYIEILGNRVVCHAIPIRPGRNLAIICESAAVNHRQKKMGYNAVQVLNQRIMDNMSN; encoded by the coding sequence ATGGCTACAGTTGCCCTTGAACAATTAAAAGAAGAGTTCAATTTAAAAGAATGGACTCCTAATATAGATATTTCAGGAATTTCCCTTTCCCACCCTGAAATAAACCGCCCTGCTTTACAGCTTTCGGGGTTTTTCGATTATTTTGATTCCGACAGGATTCAGATTATCGGTCTTGTGGAATATGCCTACTTAGAAAAGCTGGATCTTGCTCAAAGGCAGGAAAGGCTTAAAAAAATATTTGAATATAAAATACCCTGCCTCGTCATATGCAGGGATATGGAACCTTTTCCCGAAATGCTTGTTTATGCGGAAATATATCAGGTGCCCATATTTGGAAACACCACCTCAACGACAGAGTTTATGGGGGAGGTTATTAAATGGCTTAAAGTTAAGCTTGCGCCTCAGGTTACATTACATGGAGTTCTCGTGGATATTTACGGCGAAGGCGTATTAATCATGGGAGAAAGCGGAATAGGAAAATCCGAAGCCGCCCTTGAGCTTATTAAAAGAGGCCACCGGCTTGTAGCAGATGACGCCGTAGAGGTTAAAAAGGTTTCCGCCCAGACATTAATAGGCACATGCCCCGAGGTTATAAGATATTTTATAGAGCTTAGGGGAATAGGCATCATTGATGTAAGGCAAATGTTTGGTGTTGAGTCTGTAAAGTCTACCCAGAATATAGATTTGGTTATAAAGCTTGAAGTATGGGACGACAAGAAAGAATACGACAGGCTTGGCCTTAGTGAAGAATATATAGAAATTTTGGGAAACAGGGTCGTTTGCCACGCGATTCCCATCAGGCCAGGAAGAAACCTTGCCATTATATGTGAATCTGCGGCAGTGAATCACAGGCAGAAGAAAATGGGATATAATGCCGTTCAGGTGCTGAATCAAAGGATTATGGATAATATGAGCAATTAA
- the uvrC gene encoding excinuclease ABC subunit UvrC: MFNIPEELKKLPQKPGVYIMKDEDGYIIYVGKAINLRSRVRQYFQESSSKTLKVRNMVSRIAEFEYIVVDNEMEALILENNLIKENKPKYNILLKDDKTYPYIKVTLNEKYPRIYIVRKVLKDKAKYFGPYTNVGDIKQTIGLIHELWPIRRCQKKFPRDLYKERPCLYHYIGQCDAPCNGLISEEDYGKYINEAMQLLNGKYEGILSSLKKKMEAYSENLEFEKAAEVRDNINAVRSLSETQKIESASYDEQDVIAIARAEDEALAQIFFIRGGKITGREHFMLDTVLDTSREETMTAFLKQFYSETSVIPREIILDTDISEKDIITEWLSVLRGTHVTITVPQKGSKHKLANLAYKNASLTLNQFGDKLKRENERTRGALDEIEEALNADIYIHRIEAYDISNIQGYESVGSMVVFEGGKPKRSDYRKFKIKGVLGPNDYASIEEVIRRRFNRYINETSGNEQESEGKFSTLPDILFIDGGKGQVGAALKALKELGIDIPVCGMIKDDRHRTRGLFFDGQEILMPYTSEGFKLITRIQDEVHRFAIEYHRKLRAKAQIKSVLDDIPGIGPVRRKALLAHFGSIEGIMSASLEELAAADGMNKNAAESVYNFFRLK; this comes from the coding sequence TTGTTCAATATTCCGGAGGAACTTAAGAAGCTTCCCCAAAAGCCCGGGGTTTATATCATGAAAGATGAAGACGGGTATATTATATACGTAGGGAAAGCCATCAATTTAAGAAGCAGAGTACGGCAGTATTTTCAGGAATCGTCCTCAAAAACCCTTAAAGTAAGAAATATGGTTTCACGAATTGCCGAATTTGAATATATCGTTGTAGATAATGAGATGGAGGCTTTAATTCTTGAAAACAATCTTATCAAGGAAAATAAGCCGAAATATAATATTCTCCTAAAGGACGATAAAACCTATCCTTATATAAAAGTTACTCTGAATGAAAAATATCCGAGGATTTATATAGTACGTAAGGTTCTGAAAGATAAGGCTAAATATTTCGGCCCTTATACCAACGTCGGAGATATAAAGCAGACCATTGGCCTGATTCATGAGCTTTGGCCCATAAGAAGATGCCAGAAAAAATTCCCAAGGGATCTATATAAGGAAAGGCCCTGCCTCTATCATTATATAGGCCAGTGCGATGCACCTTGCAACGGCCTTATTTCCGAGGAGGATTACGGCAAATATATTAATGAAGCGATGCAGCTTTTAAACGGAAAATACGAAGGTATTCTTTCTTCTCTTAAGAAAAAAATGGAAGCATATTCCGAAAATCTTGAATTTGAGAAGGCGGCAGAAGTAAGGGATAATATTAATGCCGTAAGAAGCCTTAGCGAAACCCAGAAAATAGAGTCTGCATCTTATGATGAACAAGATGTTATCGCCATTGCAAGGGCAGAAGATGAAGCTTTGGCTCAGATATTCTTTATTAGAGGAGGAAAAATTACAGGAAGAGAGCATTTTATGCTGGATACAGTTTTAGATACTTCAAGGGAAGAAACCATGACTGCATTTTTAAAGCAGTTTTATTCGGAGACCTCTGTTATTCCCAGAGAAATAATCCTCGATACGGATATTTCTGAAAAAGATATTATTACGGAATGGCTTTCTGTCCTCAGAGGTACTCACGTAACTATAACTGTTCCCCAAAAAGGTTCTAAACATAAGCTTGCAAACCTTGCATATAAAAATGCTTCCTTAACCCTCAATCAATTTGGAGACAAGCTTAAAAGAGAAAACGAAAGAACAAGGGGTGCTCTTGATGAAATAGAAGAGGCCTTGAATGCAGATATTTATATTCATAGAATAGAAGCCTATGATATTTCAAATATACAGGGCTATGAATCCGTAGGTTCTATGGTGGTTTTTGAAGGCGGAAAGCCTAAGAGAAGCGATTACAGAAAGTTTAAAATAAAGGGTGTTTTAGGCCCTAATGATTATGCCAGCATAGAAGAAGTTATACGGCGCCGTTTCAATAGATATATAAATGAAACATCAGGCAATGAACAAGAAAGCGAAGGGAAATTTTCAACTCTTCCTGATATTTTATTTATAGACGGCGGAAAAGGACAGGTAGGAGCCGCATTAAAGGCCCTTAAAGAACTTGGAATAGATATTCCCGTATGCGGAATGATAAAAGATGACAGGCATAGAACAAGGGGGCTTTTCTTTGACGGGCAGGAAATCCTTATGCCCTATACAAGCGAGGGCTTTAAGCTGATTACGCGGATTCAGGACGAGGTTCACCGCTTTGCCATAGAATATCACAGAAAGCTTAGAGCAAAGGCCCAGATTAAATCCGTATTAGATGATATTCCGGGTATAGGCCCTGTTAGAAGAAAGGCTCTTTTAGCCCATTTCGGTTCTATTGAGGGTATTATGTCGGCCAGCTTAGAAGAGCTTGCGGCTGCAGACGGCATGAATAAAAACGCTGCTGAAAGCGTATATAATTTTTTCAGGTTAAAATAA
- a CDS encoding ABC transporter substrate-binding protein: MKKNTVYLILLIVFSIMAILVITSVKKEQELTLVRLNEVVHSIFYAPQYVALEKGFFEEEGLEIELSVGQGADKSMVALISGSADIALMGTEAGLYVYNEGKDDYAVSFAQLTQRAGNFLVARENYSDFKWDDVRGKTIIGGRAGGMPQMLLEYILMQNGIEPFVDVEIVNNLQFTSTAGAFVGGVGDFTAEFEPSALAIEKQNAGHVVKSLGLESGYVPYTVYMAQKSYMEKNPEIIQKFTNAIYKSQLWCASHTSEEIAEVIQPYFTENTLEDLVIMVERYRVQETWKDNPVFEEEGLNLLQDIMESGGELSERVPYEDIVNTEFAEKAIQSVK; the protein is encoded by the coding sequence ATGAAAAAAAACACTGTATACCTGATTTTGCTGATTGTGTTTTCCATCATGGCAATACTTGTTATTACGAGTGTGAAAAAGGAGCAGGAACTTACCTTAGTTCGTTTAAATGAAGTTGTTCATTCCATTTTTTATGCTCCCCAGTATGTTGCTTTGGAGAAAGGCTTTTTTGAGGAGGAAGGCCTGGAAATAGAATTAAGCGTAGGTCAGGGGGCTGACAAATCCATGGTTGCCCTTATTTCCGGCTCTGCCGATATAGCCCTTATGGGAACCGAAGCCGGCCTATATGTATATAACGAAGGAAAAGATGACTACGCCGTGTCTTTTGCTCAACTTACCCAAAGAGCTGGCAATTTTCTTGTGGCAAGAGAAAATTACAGTGATTTTAAATGGGACGATGTAAGAGGAAAAACCATTATCGGCGGAAGAGCCGGCGGAATGCCCCAGATGCTTCTTGAATATATCCTTATGCAAAACGGTATAGAGCCCTTTGTAGATGTAGAAATCGTAAACAATCTTCAATTTACATCTACGGCAGGAGCATTTGTAGGAGGCGTAGGCGACTTTACGGCAGAATTTGAGCCAAGCGCTTTGGCAATCGAAAAACAGAACGCAGGCCATGTAGTAAAATCTCTTGGTCTGGAAAGCGGATATGTTCCTTATACGGTTTACATGGCACAAAAATCATATATGGAGAAAAATCCAGAAATTATACAGAAATTTACAAACGCAATTTATAAAAGTCAATTATGGTGTGCTTCTCACACTTCTGAAGAAATAGCAGAAGTAATACAGCCTTATTTTACTGAAAACACCCTGGAAGATCTTGTGATAATGGTAGAACGCTACAGAGTTCAGGAAACTTGGAAGGATAATCCTGTTTTTGAAGAAGAGGGACTTAATCTTCTTCAGGATATTATGGAATCAGGAGGCGAGCTTTCTGAAAGAGTGCCTTATGAGGATATTGTAAATACAGAATTTGCTGAAAAGGCGATTCAAAGTGTTAAATAA
- a CDS encoding AAA family ATPase, translating to MILWINGAFGSGKTTVAEELNKRIKNSYLYDPENAGYFLRQNVPDKIKKEDNFQHIPLWREFNFKMLEYIEKNYDGTVIVPMTIYRKVYYDEIIGRLRNSGVDIKHFILWAKRDTIIKRLAERGDSENGWAARRIDVCLKAFNENIKEIMINTENITIEEISEFIIKSSSLKNI from the coding sequence ATGATATTATGGATAAACGGAGCATTTGGCTCGGGAAAAACAACCGTTGCAGAAGAACTGAATAAAAGAATAAAAAATTCTTATCTATATGACCCTGAAAATGCAGGGTATTTCTTAAGGCAAAATGTTCCTGATAAAATAAAAAAAGAAGATAATTTTCAGCATATCCCTCTTTGGCGGGAATTTAATTTTAAAATGCTTGAATATATAGAAAAAAATTATGACGGAACAGTTATTGTGCCAATGACGATTTATAGAAAAGTATATTACGATGAAATAATAGGAAGGCTTAGAAATAGCGGCGTAGATATAAAGCATTTTATTCTTTGGGCTAAAAGAGATACCATAATAAAAAGGCTTGCAGAGAGGGGAGATTCTGAAAACGGCTGGGCGGCCCGGCGTATAGATGTTTGCTTAAAAGCATTTAATGAAAATATAAAAGAGATTATGATAAATACTGAAAATATTACGATAGAAGAAATTTCAGAATTTATAATAAAATCCTCAAGCCTAAAAAATATATAA
- a CDS encoding amidohydrolase, with protein sequence MSLGSIALKAIENSRETLEQASIKIWENPEGPFKEFEACKITAEILKNAGFNVEVGAAGIPTAIKATYGEGHPVIGFLGEYDALPGMSQKLCTEKESAGQSYGHGCGHNLLGTAHVGAVIGMKEEMEQKNLKGTIIFFGCPAEEILVGKGYMAREGAFDDIDLCIHFHPNRLNAVNVGTMNGLNTAKFHFRGKTAHAGGDPHNGRSALDAVEIMNVGANYLREHVTTDVRIHYVITHGGTAPNIVPDYACVWYYVRAPKREVVEDTYKRLIKVAEGAAHMTETKLEVEYLGGCYNTLNNKVLAEVINEALNEAPRDSYTEEEKKFAGELNKATPEVKESLVRKNNIPADMEICDMVLPIQNVDGFGSTDVGDVQHIVPGIMFGTACYGLGAAGHSWQITASSGHSIGRKGMIYASRVMAIAGLKILEDPSIYERAKKEFDEAMAGKEYLCPIPKDLPIPQ encoded by the coding sequence ATGTCTTTAGGAAGTATTGCTTTAAAGGCTATTGAAAACAGCAGAGAAACATTAGAGCAGGCCAGCATTAAAATTTGGGAAAACCCGGAGGGGCCTTTTAAAGAATTTGAGGCATGCAAAATTACCGCCGAAATTTTAAAAAATGCCGGCTTTAACGTAGAAGTAGGAGCGGCAGGAATTCCAACAGCCATTAAGGCCACTTATGGAGAAGGTCACCCTGTGATAGGCTTTTTGGGAGAGTACGACGCTTTGCCCGGAATGAGCCAGAAGCTTTGCACAGAGAAAGAAAGCGCAGGCCAGTCTTATGGTCACGGCTGCGGCCATAACCTTCTGGGAACCGCTCATGTGGGCGCCGTAATCGGTATGAAAGAAGAAATGGAGCAGAAAAACTTAAAGGGCACCATTATATTCTTCGGCTGCCCGGCAGAGGAAATCCTCGTAGGCAAAGGCTATATGGCAAGAGAAGGCGCCTTTGATGATATAGATTTATGCATACATTTTCACCCCAACAGGTTAAATGCAGTAAATGTAGGCACTATGAACGGTCTTAATACTGCAAAATTCCATTTCAGAGGAAAAACTGCCCATGCAGGCGGCGACCCTCATAACGGAAGATCTGCTCTTGATGCGGTTGAAATTATGAATGTAGGGGCCAATTATTTAAGAGAGCATGTGACAACAGACGTAAGAATTCACTATGTGATTACCCACGGCGGAACGGCTCCCAATATTGTTCCTGATTATGCCTGCGTATGGTATTACGTAAGAGCACCCAAGAGAGAAGTAGTTGAGGATACATATAAAAGGCTCATTAAAGTAGCCGAAGGCGCCGCCCATATGACAGAAACAAAGCTTGAAGTTGAATATTTAGGCGGCTGCTACAATACCTTAAACAATAAGGTGCTTGCTGAGGTTATCAACGAGGCCTTAAATGAAGCTCCCCGCGACAGCTACACAGAAGAAGAAAAGAAATTTGCAGGAGAGCTTAATAAGGCAACGCCTGAGGTAAAAGAAAGCCTTGTCAGAAAAAATAACATTCCTGCTGATATGGAAATATGCGATATGGTTCTTCCTATTCAGAATGTAGACGGCTTCGGCTCTACAGACGTAGGCGATGTTCAGCATATCGTTCCCGGCATCATGTTTGGAACGGCATGCTACGGCCTTGGAGCAGCAGGGCATAGCTGGCAGATTACAGCTTCATCAGGCCATTCCATAGGAAGAAAGGGAATGATATACGCTTCAAGAGTAATGGCAATAGCAGGTCTTAAAATTCTTGAAGACCCTTCTATTTACGAAAGAGCCAAGAAGGAGTTTGACGAAGCCATGGCAGGAAAAGAATATCTCTGCCCTATCCCGAAAGATCTTCCAATCCCCCAATAA
- a CDS encoding MATE family efflux transporter codes for MVERLKSFFSVGAEYADERKHMKRILLITSPAFVELLLTSLVSVAAMAFVGRIDSNAITGVGITNQPLFLFIAVFQSINVGTTALVSWSVGEGNPKRAGYVLSQTIIFNFGIGMLLSIIGYFTTPALMRFMSSSESIVAYATEFMQITCFSLVFVGVTMGISAALRGMGETRIPMIYNLFSNVINVILNYILVFGKFGFPELGVTGSATAILIARAASCCFALFVVLAWKKSPLKVDFSGGVKLDLNIIRQFINIGLPAAGEQFVIQTGLMLFSKLVVSLGEIQGAAHQIISNINSLAFSVSQAFSISNTALVGQAVGANDYDMAERNTRLSRKAARITSLVIAAVLIAFSKQLASFYTNEIEVINLASPLFIFIAAIQFSQSSQMCFSGALRGAGDTMYPLIATFAGIWGVRLLLAYIFIVILNWGLIGAWLAFFLDQTVRNLIVMMRFKSGKWRYAREKRLSKTQRAN; via the coding sequence ATGGTAGAACGGCTAAAATCCTTTTTCAGCGTAGGTGCTGAGTATGCTGATGAAAGAAAGCATATGAAAAGAATATTATTAATAACTAGTCCTGCTTTTGTTGAACTTCTTTTAACATCACTAGTTAGTGTTGCAGCTATGGCTTTTGTTGGTAGAATTGATTCCAACGCTATTACAGGCGTGGGTATTACCAACCAGCCACTTTTTTTGTTCATAGCGGTTTTTCAGTCAATAAACGTTGGAACGACGGCGCTGGTTTCCTGGAGCGTCGGAGAAGGCAACCCGAAGAGGGCAGGATATGTACTGAGCCAAACAATTATCTTTAATTTTGGTATTGGCATGCTTCTTTCAATTATAGGCTATTTTACGACACCTGCACTGATGCGGTTTATGTCTTCAAGCGAAAGCATTGTGGCTTATGCCACAGAGTTTATGCAGATTACTTGCTTTTCCCTTGTGTTTGTAGGGGTTACCATGGGTATTTCCGCTGCCTTAAGAGGTATGGGAGAAACCAGAATACCAATGATATATAATTTATTCTCAAATGTCATTAATGTTATTTTGAACTATATCCTTGTTTTTGGAAAGTTTGGATTTCCGGAGCTTGGAGTTACAGGAAGCGCCACTGCTATTTTAATTGCAAGGGCGGCATCCTGTTGCTTTGCCCTTTTTGTGGTGCTTGCATGGAAGAAATCGCCTTTAAAGGTGGATTTTTCAGGGGGCGTTAAGCTGGATCTGAATATTATCAGGCAGTTTATTAATATCGGTCTTCCGGCAGCAGGAGAACAATTTGTAATTCAAACGGGCCTGATGCTCTTTTCGAAGCTTGTTGTTTCCCTTGGAGAGATACAGGGAGCTGCTCATCAGATTATATCCAATATAAACAGCTTGGCTTTTTCCGTATCTCAGGCCTTTTCAATATCCAATACGGCGCTTGTGGGGCAGGCGGTAGGTGCCAATGATTATGACATGGCTGAAAGAAATACACGGCTTAGCAGAAAAGCTGCAAGAATAACCTCTCTTGTCATTGCCGCCGTTCTTATTGCATTTTCAAAGCAGCTTGCATCTTTTTATACCAATGAAATCGAGGTTATAAATTTAGCATCTCCTTTATTTATATTTATAGCTGCAATACAGTTTTCTCAATCCTCACAGATGTGTTTTTCAGGGGCTTTAAGAGGGGCAGGGGATACGATGTATCCGCTTATTGCTACCTTTGCAGGAATTTGGGGCGTAAGGCTTCTGCTGGCATATATTTTCATCGTTATTTTAAACTGGGGTCTCATTGGCGCATGGCTGGCATTCTTTTTGGACCAGACAGTTAGAAATTTAATTGTTATGATGCGGTTTAAATCAGGAAAATGGCGCTATGCCAGAGAAAAAAGGCTTAGTAAAACGCAAAGGGCTAATTAA
- a CDS encoding 3'-5' exonuclease produces the protein MYYIVLDLEYNQAYDFQYGVSCEPEEDCPFEIIQIGAVKLNNKYEYEGSFSVFIKPRIYERLHPYVEKITGITDTVLEEGVSFPEAIDSFFQFIGNEKFVICVWGANDVKELWKNMVYYNIKYDYKKLKYINLQMIASKFLKHEKGMSIGLKNAIINFDINIDRPFHNALNDAYYTSKIFQILQKQNLPVQNFNFSKSNKNIKTKVGIINFGKMYTLIEKELGRKLNAKEKKIYRNVYIMGKNNQFDILKNKSD, from the coding sequence ATGTATTATATTGTTCTTGATCTTGAATATAATCAGGCTTATGATTTCCAATACGGCGTTAGCTGTGAGCCGGAAGAAGACTGCCCATTTGAAATTATACAGATAGGTGCGGTAAAGCTGAATAATAAATATGAGTATGAGGGAAGCTTTTCGGTTTTTATAAAGCCCCGAATTTATGAAAGGCTTCATCCTTATGTGGAAAAAATAACCGGCATTACCGATACGGTGCTTGAAGAGGGCGTAAGCTTTCCAGAGGCTATTGACAGCTTTTTTCAATTTATAGGAAATGAAAAGTTTGTAATTTGTGTATGGGGAGCCAACGACGTAAAAGAACTATGGAAAAACATGGTTTATTATAATATAAAATATGATTATAAAAAGCTCAAATATATTAATTTGCAGATGATTGCCTCTAAATTTCTAAAGCATGAAAAAGGCATGTCCATAGGGCTTAAAAACGCGATTATAAATTTTGATATTAATATAGACCGGCCGTTTCATAATGCCTTAAATGATGCGTATTATACTTCAAAGATATTTCAGATTCTGCAAAAGCAAAACCTTCCCGTACAGAACTTTAATTTCTCTAAATCAAACAAAAACATTAAAACAAAAGTCGGAATTATCAATTTCGGCAAAATGTATACTTTAATAGAAAAAGAGCTGGGGAGAAAGCTAAACGCCAAAGAGAAGAAAATTTATAGAAATGTCTATATTATGGGAAAAAACAATCAATTTGATATTTTGAAGAATAAAAGCGATTAA
- a CDS encoding GNAT family N-acetyltransferase, which produces MSIILQMTKDFALDISNWTYEAPYSIYSFQNDDETISELLKGDYYAYINLQNELIGYFCFGKPAQIPTVQPEAYAEDALDIGLGIKPTLCGKGLGLKFLNAGIEFAENNFKPNKYRLTVASFNKRAIHLYGKAGFVIVRPVTHIKSYNEYLYYGKKKKIETVCKV; this is translated from the coding sequence ATGAGTATAATTCTTCAAATGACTAAGGATTTTGCTTTGGATATTTCAAATTGGACTTACGAAGCACCTTATTCAATATACAGCTTTCAAAATGATGACGAAACCATCTCTGAGCTTCTAAAGGGTGATTACTATGCCTATATTAATCTTCAAAACGAATTGATAGGTTATTTCTGTTTTGGAAAACCGGCTCAAATACCAACAGTGCAACCAGAAGCATATGCTGAAGATGCTTTGGATATTGGACTGGGTATAAAGCCTACTCTATGCGGAAAAGGTCTTGGTTTGAAGTTTTTGAATGCTGGAATAGAATTTGCTGAAAATAACTTTAAGCCTAACAAATATAGATTAACTGTTGCCTCTTTTAATAAGCGCGCTATACATCTATATGGAAAAGCCGGATTTGTAATTGTAAGGCCTGTTACCCATATTAAATCTTATAATGAGTATTTATATTATGGTAAGAAAAAGAAGATAGAGACAGTGTGTAAAGTATGA
- a CDS encoding MFS transporter translates to MNNWKKQFITIYLGQAFSILGSAAVQFAVIWWLTIQTESAITLTIASIVSFLPNMLIGPFAGVWIDRYNRRRVIIAADGLVALSSVILGAAFLIMQSPPVWFIYMILFLRGVGNTFHAPAMQAAIPTLVPADMLTKAGGWGNMIQSVSTMLGPVLGAALMAFMHISAIMLVDILGAVFAIICLMFVKIPDIPQTGVPLHIWTDMKQGVTAMRANKPLMAIFFPLMIMSILYMPLGSLFPLLVRSHFMGEAWHNSAVEFTFSAGLLLSSFIIGVWGGMKNRFLMASLAIGFLGFTTLISGALPANGFWIFALCCFFIGGSGTFMNVPIMAYVQETIAPEMMGKVFSLMFTAMTFSMPIGLLFAGPAVEMIGVDTWFFWSGAALILNAVLCRLLTRKYDAETMQK, encoded by the coding sequence ATGAATAATTGGAAAAAACAATTTATCACAATATATTTAGGCCAGGCATTTTCTATTTTAGGCTCGGCTGCTGTTCAGTTTGCTGTTATTTGGTGGCTGACGATTCAAACAGAATCAGCAATAACTTTGACTATTGCATCTATTGTTTCTTTTCTTCCTAATATGCTGATTGGCCCCTTTGCAGGGGTGTGGATTGATAGGTATAACCGCCGCAGGGTAATTATTGCTGCCGACGGCTTAGTGGCTTTATCCAGTGTTATACTTGGCGCGGCATTTTTAATTATGCAGTCGCCTCCTGTGTGGTTTATTTACATGATTTTATTTTTACGCGGAGTGGGAAATACTTTTCATGCTCCTGCTATGCAGGCAGCTATTCCGACTCTTGTGCCTGCAGATATGTTAACGAAAGCCGGCGGCTGGGGAAATATGATTCAATCGGTATCCACGATGCTGGGCCCTGTGCTGGGGGCAGCTTTAATGGCTTTTATGCATATTTCCGCCATTATGCTTGTGGATATACTGGGGGCCGTTTTTGCCATTATTTGTCTTATGTTCGTTAAAATTCCAGATATTCCTCAAACAGGGGTACCGCTGCATATATGGACTGATATGAAGCAGGGCGTTACTGCAATGAGAGCCAATAAGCCTTTAATGGCAATATTTTTCCCTTTGATGATTATGAGTATCTTATATATGCCTTTAGGCTCTTTATTTCCCCTTTTGGTAAGAAGCCACTTTATGGGTGAGGCATGGCATAACAGCGCTGTGGAATTTACATTTTCAGCGGGGCTTCTTCTGTCCTCCTTTATTATAGGTGTATGGGGCGGAATGAAAAATCGGTTTTTAATGGCATCTTTAGCCATAGGCTTTTTGGGCTTTACTACGCTTATAAGCGGAGCTTTGCCGGCAAATGGTTTTTGGATTTTTGCGCTTTGTTGCTTTTTTATCGGCGGCTCGGGAACCTTTATGAATGTTCCCATTATGGCTTATGTGCAGGAAACTATTGCACCGGAGATGATGGGGAAGGTGTTTTCTCTTATGTTTACGGCCATGACCTTTTCTATGCCCATAGGATTATTATTTGCAGGCCCTGCTGTTGAGATGATAGGTGTGGATACCTGGTTTTTCTGGTCAGGCGCTGCCCTTATTTTAAATGCCGTTCTTTGTCGTTTGCTTACAAGAAAATATGATGCAGAAACCATGCAGAAGTAA
- a CDS encoding MarR family winged helix-turn-helix transcriptional regulator, translated as MISFAKHISIIFRCGVQYRSDKLIDSDLNGVEATYVFHICKNPGISQEQLAKLIYINKSNVTRKLASLEEKGYVERNISESDKRVTKVYPTPKALEVLPRIQQSFHDWNEYITEDLTEEEKEQLAGMLLRITAKAKLYNNKNISGGEGITL; from the coding sequence GTGATTTCATTTGCAAAGCATATTAGCATTATATTCCGCTGCGGTGTGCAATACCGGAGTGATAAGCTTATAGACAGCGATTTAAACGGAGTGGAAGCCACTTACGTTTTTCATATATGTAAAAACCCGGGAATTTCCCAAGAACAGCTTGCTAAACTGATTTATATTAATAAAAGCAATGTAACCCGAAAGCTTGCCTCTTTAGAAGAAAAAGGCTATGTAGAGAGAAATATCAGCGAATCAGATAAAAGAGTTACTAAAGTATACCCCACTCCTAAAGCCCTTGAAGTATTGCCTAGAATCCAGCAGTCCTTTCACGATTGGAATGAGTATATTACTGAGGATTTGACGGAAGAAGAAAAAGAGCAGCTGGCAGGAATGCTTTTGCGTATTACCGCAAAGGCAAAGCTTTATAACAATAAAAACATATCCGGCGGAGAAGGGATTACCCTATGA